A region of Candidatus Leptovillus gracilis DNA encodes the following proteins:
- a CDS encoding cold shock domain-containing protein: MNFRDRRAKDEDGREFIFTVEMQRRLSQAGLPLEPDYLSQLGDYSEPPDRVERAERAERPERQSVSAAPPARDGGPASAAGPGDMDVDFTIQIDPQTGKYIGRLKWYNPQKGYGFLVRGAGEEIFFHKSSTVGRPEDLNEGQWVLYDIEETRKGPEAMEIEPYLGEIE; the protein is encoded by the coding sequence ATGAACTTTAGAGACCGTAGGGCGAAAGATGAGGACGGGCGTGAATTTATTTTCACTGTCGAGATGCAGCGCCGTTTGAGCCAGGCTGGTTTGCCATTAGAGCCAGATTATCTCTCCCAGTTGGGCGACTATTCTGAACCGCCGGACCGAGTGGAGCGGGCAGAGCGGGCAGAGCGCCCTGAACGCCAATCCGTGTCGGCCGCGCCGCCGGCCCGTGACGGTGGGCCGGCCAGTGCTGCTGGGCCGGGCGATATGGACGTTGACTTTACCATTCAGATTGACCCTCAGACCGGCAAATATATCGGCCGGTTAAAGTGGTACAACCCACAAAAAGGGTATGGCTTCCTGGTTCGCGGCGCCGGCGAAGAGATATTTTTCCATAAGTCCAGCACCGTCGGACGGCCAGAAGACCTGAACGAAGGGCAGTGGGTTTTGTATGACATTGAAGAAACCCGCAAAGGGCCGGAGGCAATGGAAATCGAGCCTTATTTGGGCGAGATTGAGTGA
- the gyrA gene encoding DNA gyrase subunit A — protein MEIGLVKQIDIEQEVKESYLSYAMSVIVSRALPDARDGLKPVQRRILYAMYDMGLRPDTPYRKAARVVGEVLGKYHPHGDQSVYDAMVRMAQDFSMRAELVDGQGNFGSIDGDPAAAMRYTEARMSLIGFDMLEDISKDTVDFSANFDDSLREPTVLPATMPNLLVNGSSGIAVGMATSIPPHNLGEVVDALFHMLDNWEHLDNISVGDLMQYVKGPDFPTGGLVFRYKGEENETDALANAYATGRGHVTVRAKAHVERMERSKSRIVITELPYQANKTNLLGRIADLHRDGKIDGLTDLRDESDRNGMRIILETTRNVEPESVLAELFRLTPMQSTFSISLLALVNGEPRILGLKQALRVYLEHRLEVVQRRSAYDLAKAQQRAHILEGLLIALDNLDEVIDTIRRSRTVETARANLRSRFKLSEEQAQAILDMQLRRLAGLERRKIQEEHQEKLQLIKYLQRLIANPKMMRETIKEELTAVRQKYATPRRTQIVASGESKIVSASDLLPDQQVWVMVSEKGTTARTTTPEVISVPTKPDELPKALLEANTQDILYLFTADGQAVSLPVYQLPQAREFGQGTHWAELTGLTRRRHLAAALALPLEAEGYLFLTTLSGVVKRVRLADLPGITTEPFTVINVADDDALGWAKVTSGEDEVLLVTASGQAIRFKEEEVRPMGLPAGGVMGIKLANDADGLVAMALVDPKAYLWSITDNGLAKVTALDQYPTQGRYGQGVINMRLPTGAAEVAAAVVGSLDMKLIITAAVGTTKTVPLGHIEAGSRSVKPKPLWEVKDRNRITGALPIVGRIERMAEGDTAVPQQLTLIH, from the coding sequence ATGGAAATCGGACTAGTAAAACAAATTGACATCGAACAGGAAGTGAAAGAATCCTACCTCAGCTACGCCATGAGTGTTATTGTGTCGCGCGCTTTGCCCGATGCCCGCGATGGGCTGAAACCGGTGCAGCGCCGCATCTTATACGCCATGTACGACATGGGCCTGCGCCCCGATACGCCCTACCGTAAAGCGGCGCGTGTGGTCGGCGAGGTGCTGGGTAAATATCACCCCCACGGCGACCAATCGGTGTACGATGCCATGGTGCGTATGGCGCAAGATTTTTCCATGCGCGCCGAACTGGTAGACGGCCAGGGTAACTTTGGTTCGATTGATGGTGATCCGGCGGCGGCGATGCGCTATACGGAAGCGCGCATGTCGCTGATTGGCTTTGATATGCTGGAAGACATCAGCAAAGACACGGTAGACTTCTCAGCCAATTTCGATGATTCACTGCGCGAACCGACCGTCCTGCCGGCGACCATGCCCAACCTTCTGGTAAATGGCTCATCGGGCATTGCAGTGGGCATGGCCACCAGCATCCCGCCGCATAATCTGGGCGAGGTGGTAGATGCCCTGTTTCACATGCTGGACAATTGGGAACACCTGGACAACATTTCTGTGGGTGATTTGATGCAGTATGTGAAAGGGCCAGATTTTCCAACGGGGGGCCTGGTTTTTCGTTATAAAGGGGAAGAGAATGAAACAGATGCCCTGGCCAATGCGTATGCCACCGGCCGGGGGCATGTAACGGTGCGGGCCAAAGCCCACGTAGAGCGCATGGAGCGGAGCAAGTCGCGTATTGTCATTACGGAGCTGCCGTATCAGGCTAACAAAACCAATTTGCTCGGCCGTATCGCCGACCTGCACCGCGACGGCAAGATAGATGGCCTGACGGATTTACGCGATGAGTCGGATCGCAATGGGATGCGCATTATTTTGGAAACCACGCGCAACGTGGAACCAGAAAGCGTGCTGGCGGAGCTTTTCCGGCTGACGCCGATGCAGAGCACGTTTAGCATCTCCTTGTTGGCGTTGGTGAATGGTGAACCACGTATTTTGGGCTTGAAACAGGCGCTGCGGGTGTATCTGGAACACCGGCTGGAGGTGGTGCAGCGGCGCAGCGCCTATGATCTGGCGAAAGCGCAGCAGCGGGCGCACATTTTGGAGGGGCTGCTGATCGCCCTGGATAATCTGGATGAAGTCATTGATACCATTCGCCGGTCGCGCACCGTAGAGACGGCGCGGGCCAATTTGCGCAGCCGTTTTAAGCTGTCTGAGGAGCAGGCGCAGGCGATTTTGGACATGCAGCTGCGGCGGTTGGCCGGTTTGGAGCGGCGCAAAATTCAGGAAGAGCATCAGGAGAAACTGCAACTAATCAAATATTTGCAGCGGTTGATTGCCAACCCGAAGATGATGCGCGAGACGATTAAGGAAGAGTTAACGGCCGTGCGCCAAAAATACGCCACCCCCCGTCGCACCCAAATCGTTGCCAGCGGCGAGAGCAAAATTGTGTCGGCTTCGGACCTGCTGCCAGACCAACAAGTGTGGGTGATGGTGAGCGAAAAAGGCACGACAGCGCGTACCACCACGCCGGAGGTTATCTCTGTGCCCACCAAGCCAGACGAACTGCCCAAAGCGCTGCTGGAAGCCAATACCCAAGACATTCTTTATTTGTTTACGGCCGACGGACAGGCGGTTAGTCTGCCTGTTTACCAACTGCCGCAGGCGCGTGAATTTGGGCAGGGAACCCATTGGGCCGAACTGACCGGCCTGACCCGGCGGCGGCACCTGGCAGCGGCCCTGGCTCTGCCGCTGGAGGCCGAAGGGTATCTGTTCCTGACGACATTGTCCGGGGTGGTGAAGCGGGTGCGCCTGGCTGATTTGCCGGGCATTACCACTGAGCCGTTTACGGTTATCAACGTGGCCGATGACGACGCCCTGGGTTGGGCAAAAGTGACCTCTGGCGAGGATGAGGTGTTGTTGGTAACTGCTTCCGGCCAGGCGATTCGCTTTAAAGAAGAGGAAGTGCGCCCCATGGGGCTGCCGGCCGGTGGCGTGATGGGCATTAAATTAGCCAACGACGCCGATGGGTTGGTGGCAATGGCGCTGGTGGACCCGAAGGCGTATCTCTGGAGCATCACCGACAATGGTCTGGCTAAGGTGACGGCGCTAGACCAGTATCCCACTCAGGGCCGGTATGGGCAGGGGGTCATTAATATGCGTTTGCCCACGGGGGCGGCGGAAGTGGCGGCGGCAGTGGTTGGCTCATTGGACATGAAATTGATTATTACAGCGGCCGTTGGAACCACCAAAACGGTCCCGTTGGGACATATAGAAGCTGGCAGCCGCTCTGTCAAGCCCAAGCCTTTGTGGGAAGTGAAAGATCGCAACCGAATCACGGGGGCGCTGCCCATCGTTGGGAGAATAGAGCGTATGGCTGAGGGGGACACGGCCGTACCCCAACAACTGACGCTGATTCATTGA
- a CDS encoding non-heme iron oxygenase ferredoxin subunit has protein sequence MTEFIKIAPIEDIPPGQRLWHDFAEETVVIFNVNGQFYCIADRCTHDDGPLEDGNLNDHEIECPRHGARFDIRSGRALCLPATSPVPTFAVKVENGYVYVESPDDW, from the coding sequence ATGACCGAATTTATTAAAATAGCTCCCATTGAAGATATTCCCCCCGGCCAACGCCTGTGGCATGATTTCGCTGAAGAAACCGTCGTCATTTTTAACGTAAACGGTCAATTTTACTGCATCGCCGACCGCTGCACCCACGATGATGGGCCGTTAGAAGATGGGAACCTGAACGACCATGAGATCGAGTGCCCCCGCCACGGCGCCCGGTTCGACATTCGATCTGGCCGGGCCTTGTGCCTGCCGGCCACATCGCCTGTGCCAACTTTTGCCGTCAAAGTGGAAAATGGGTATGTTTACGTAGAATCACCAGACGACTGGTAG
- a CDS encoding iron-sulfur cluster assembly scaffold protein, which translates to MDIYREQIINLVEHPLNVGELETADFSYEEDNPLCGDMIRIDVKLDDNGRVAQVVWQGQGCAISQASASLLTEEIKGMTLTDIHNFSPERLLTLVGVPLSMVRRKCALLPLTVLKTGAATISS; encoded by the coding sequence ATGGATATTTACCGAGAGCAGATCATCAATCTAGTTGAGCATCCGCTAAATGTTGGCGAACTGGAAACGGCCGATTTTTCCTACGAAGAAGACAATCCCCTTTGCGGTGACATGATTCGGATAGATGTGAAGTTGGATGATAACGGCCGTGTCGCCCAGGTTGTCTGGCAAGGACAAGGCTGCGCCATCAGCCAGGCATCCGCTTCGCTGCTCACCGAAGAAATCAAAGGCATGACCCTCACAGACATTCACAACTTTTCGCCCGAACGGCTGCTTACTCTGGTAGGCGTTCCCCTCAGCATGGTGCGGCGCAAATGCGCCCTGCTGCCGCTAACTGTGCTAAAAACCGGGGCAGCCACCATCTCATCATAA
- a CDS encoding cysteine desulfurase: protein MLDIEKIRADFPILDVEAYPGVPLVYLDSAASSQKPQVVIEAMNAYYRQFNANIHRGIHRLSEDATNAYEGAREKIARFINAADASQIIYVRNATEGFNLVAYSWGRQNVGPGDEILLTEMEHHANLVPWQMLAAETGAVIRYIPFLPDGTLDLTDLGSLLTEKTKLFSFTAVSNVFGSINPVRQLVEAGHAVGAVVMVDAAQAVPHTAVDVQAWDCDFMTFSGHKMCGPTGIGILYGKQHLLEAMPPFMGGGDMIRRVTLAGSTWNDLPWKFEAGTPSIAEGIGLGTAVDYLSHIGMDAIHAHEQFITHYAVEALSELPGITLYGPPASQRAGVATFALAGIHAHDIAEVLDKDGIAIRAGHHCAMPLHQRLGVGATARASFYLHTTTGEIDKLVASLHHARKLFRL, encoded by the coding sequence ATGTTAGACATCGAAAAAATACGCGCAGACTTTCCTATTTTGGACGTTGAAGCCTATCCGGGTGTGCCCCTGGTTTATCTGGACAGCGCCGCTTCATCGCAAAAGCCCCAGGTTGTCATTGAGGCAATGAATGCCTATTACCGGCAGTTTAATGCCAATATCCATCGTGGCATTCATCGGCTGAGTGAAGACGCCACCAATGCTTATGAGGGCGCACGGGAAAAAATCGCCCGGTTCATCAACGCGGCCGATGCCAGCCAGATAATTTATGTCCGTAACGCCACAGAAGGGTTTAACCTGGTGGCTTATAGTTGGGGGCGGCAAAACGTCGGGCCGGGGGACGAGATTTTGCTGACGGAAATGGAGCACCACGCCAATCTGGTTCCCTGGCAGATGCTGGCGGCGGAAACGGGGGCGGTGATTCGCTACATTCCGTTTTTGCCGGATGGCACGTTGGATTTGACCGACCTGGGCAGTTTGCTGACGGAAAAGACCAAGTTGTTTTCGTTTACGGCCGTTTCCAACGTCTTCGGCTCCATCAACCCGGTCCGGCAGTTGGTGGAGGCCGGCCACGCGGTGGGCGCGGTGGTGATGGTAGACGCCGCGCAGGCTGTGCCCCATACGGCCGTAGACGTGCAGGCCTGGGACTGCGACTTCATGACTTTTTCCGGCCATAAAATGTGCGGCCCCACCGGTATCGGCATCCTGTATGGCAAGCAGCACCTGCTGGAAGCCATGCCTCCCTTCATGGGCGGCGGCGACATGATTCGCCGTGTTACCCTGGCCGGCTCCACCTGGAACGACCTGCCCTGGAAGTTTGAAGCAGGCACGCCGAGCATTGCCGAGGGCATTGGGCTGGGAACGGCCGTAGACTATCTCAGCCACATCGGCATGGACGCCATTCACGCCCACGAACAATTCATCACCCATTACGCCGTGGAAGCCCTCAGTGAACTACCCGGCATTACGCTCTATGGGCCACCCGCTTCGCAGCGCGCCGGCGTCGCCACCTTCGCGCTGGCGGGCATACACGCCCACGACATCGCCGAAGTTCTGGACAAAGATGGTATCGCCATCCGCGCCGGCCACCACTGCGCCATGCCCTTACACCAACGTCTAGGCGTTGGCGCTACAGCGCGGGCCAGCTTCTACCTGCACACCACCACCGGCGAAATAGACAAATTGGTCGCCAGTCTGCACCATGCCCGCAAACTTTTCCGCCTATAA
- a CDS encoding sulfurtransferase, which produces MNKGYIHPEVLVSTDWVAENLHNTAVRLIESNEDVLLYSTGHIPNAVHVDWVADLNDAIRRDYLDETSFAGLMSKHGIRSDTTVVFYGDKNNWWACYAFWVFKLFGHADCRVMDGGRQKWIAEGREVTKEKPAFPPTDYQPAARADYKIRAFRDQVLDHVRAGQPLVDVRSPQEYSGELLHMPGSPQEGALRGGHIRGAANVPWSRAVAEDGSFKSAEHLRAIYEEEQGLSPDNNVVAYCRIGERSSHTWFVLTYLLGYPNVRNYDGSWTEWGNLVGVPIENPSKAKR; this is translated from the coding sequence ATGAATAAAGGGTATATCCACCCCGAAGTATTGGTTAGCACCGATTGGGTAGCCGAAAATTTACACAACACGGCCGTGCGCCTCATCGAATCCAACGAAGACGTGCTTCTCTACAGCACCGGCCACATCCCCAACGCCGTCCACGTAGACTGGGTCGCCGATCTCAACGACGCCATCCGCCGCGACTACCTGGATGAGACCTCTTTTGCCGGCCTGATGAGCAAACACGGCATCCGCAGCGACACCACCGTCGTCTTTTATGGCGACAAAAACAACTGGTGGGCTTGCTACGCCTTTTGGGTCTTCAAGCTGTTTGGTCACGCCGACTGCCGCGTCATGGATGGCGGCCGGCAAAAATGGATAGCCGAAGGGCGCGAGGTAACCAAAGAGAAGCCGGCGTTTCCGCCGACAGATTACCAACCCGCCGCCCGCGCCGATTACAAAATTCGCGCCTTCCGCGACCAGGTGCTGGACCATGTGCGCGCCGGGCAGCCATTGGTAGACGTGCGCAGCCCGCAAGAATACAGCGGCGAACTGCTGCACATGCCCGGTTCGCCGCAGGAAGGGGCGCTGCGCGGCGGCCACATCCGCGGCGCGGCAAACGTGCCCTGGAGTCGGGCCGTGGCCGAAGATGGGTCGTTCAAATCGGCCGAACACCTGCGCGCCATCTATGAGGAAGAGCAGGGGTTATCGCCTGATAACAACGTGGTAGCTTACTGTCGCATCGGCGAACGCAGTTCCCACACCTGGTTTGTCCTGACTTACCTGTTGGGCTACCCCAACGTGCGCAACTACGATGGCTCCTGGACCGAATGGGGCAACCTGGTGGGCGTGCCCATCGAAAATCCTTCCAAAGCCAAACGGTAG
- the sufD gene encoding Fe-S cluster assembly protein SufD, giving the protein MNKFTREAVKQLSAYLHEPEWMLAFRLQAFDVYESLPMPTTQMEEWRRTDIRRLKLDDIGPSVNGDAGAEATIPEFLGKQLTTDEAGGNMLQVDGVVKALTLSSELQAQGVIFCDMHTAVAQHPDLIQKYFMTEGVRVDEGKFAALHGAFWRGGTFLYVPKNVRAAAPLHSVLWVQNGKTFTHTLVVVEESAEVILMDEYASANGAGQGLHNGVIELLVRDNASLIYAGLQDFGTNMWQLNHERGRVGRDGKLDWVTSMMGTRLTKAFQTLELDQPGAWGRMSGIFFTNGRQHLDLDTQQNHNAGDTTSDLLYKGALKDNSRTVWQGMIKALPGSQRIDGFQANRNLMLDKTARADSIPGLEIEADDVRCTHASAIGKLDPEELFYLMSRGISRKTAIEMSVQGFFDPLMRRIPFEGVRERIFGRIVEKINA; this is encoded by the coding sequence ATGAACAAATTTACACGAGAAGCAGTGAAACAGTTATCGGCTTATTTACATGAGCCGGAGTGGATGTTGGCCTTTCGCTTGCAGGCGTTTGACGTCTATGAAAGCCTGCCGATGCCAACCACGCAAATGGAAGAGTGGCGGCGGACCGATATTCGCCGCTTAAAATTAGACGATATTGGCCCGTCGGTAAATGGCGATGCCGGCGCCGAGGCGACTATCCCGGAATTTTTGGGCAAGCAGCTTACCACGGATGAAGCGGGCGGCAATATGCTGCAAGTGGATGGGGTGGTGAAGGCGCTGACTCTGAGCAGCGAGTTACAGGCGCAGGGCGTGATATTTTGTGACATGCACACGGCCGTTGCCCAACATCCCGACCTCATCCAAAAATATTTCATGACCGAAGGCGTGCGCGTGGACGAAGGTAAGTTTGCCGCACTCCACGGCGCTTTCTGGCGTGGTGGTACGTTCCTGTACGTGCCCAAAAATGTCCGGGCGGCCGCCCCGCTGCACAGCGTTTTGTGGGTGCAAAACGGCAAAACCTTCACCCATACCCTTGTCGTCGTCGAAGAAAGCGCCGAAGTCATCCTGATGGATGAGTATGCTTCCGCCAATGGCGCCGGCCAAGGATTGCACAACGGCGTCATTGAGCTGTTGGTGCGCGACAACGCCAGCCTGATCTATGCCGGGCTGCAAGATTTTGGCACAAACATGTGGCAGCTAAACCATGAACGAGGCCGCGTTGGCCGTGATGGCAAGCTGGATTGGGTGACAAGCATGATGGGCACGCGCCTGACCAAGGCGTTCCAAACGCTGGAATTAGACCAGCCAGGCGCGTGGGGTCGGATGAGCGGCATATTCTTTACCAACGGCCGTCAACATCTGGACCTGGACACCCAACAAAACCACAACGCCGGCGATACCACCAGCGACCTGCTCTACAAAGGGGCGCTCAAAGACAATTCGCGCACCGTCTGGCAGGGCATGATCAAAGCGCTGCCTGGTTCGCAGCGCATTGACGGCTTCCAGGCCAACCGCAACCTCATGCTGGACAAAACAGCCCGCGCCGACTCTATCCCCGGTCTGGAGATTGAAGCCGACGATGTACGCTGTACCCATGCTTCGGCCATCGGCAAGTTGGACCCGGAAGAGTTGTTCTACTTGATGAGTCGGGGCATTTCGCGCAAAACGGCGATAGAAATGTCCGTACAAGGCTTCTTTGATCCACTCATGCGCCGCATTCCTTTCGAGGGCGTCCGCGAACGCATTTTTGGCCGGATTGTGGAGAAAATCAACGCTTAA
- the sufB gene encoding Fe-S cluster assembly protein SufB, which yields MADIERELTEEEVVAGVNSDYATKYGFSDVEDYVFKAKRGLDEGIIRAMSLSKGEPEWMLDIRLKAYEHFLARPMPTWGADLSEIDFDNIYYYIKPSEREGDNWEDIPSYIKDTFNKLGIPDAEQKYLSGVAAQYESEVVYHNVKKDLEDKGVVFLGMDEGLRQHPDLVKEYFGTIIPFNDNKFAALNTAVWSGGSFIYVPPGVHVEMPLQAYFRINAKNAGQFERTLIIIDEGAYVHYVEGCTAPIYSSDSLHSAVVEIIVRKGARCRYTTIQNWSNNVYNLVTKRAIAEENATMEWVDGNLGSKITMKYPAVYMVGEGAHGEILSIAFAGKGQHQDAGGKVVHVASNTTSRIISKSISKGGGRASYRGLLKVEKNAVNCKSNVVCDALLLDADSRSDTYPYIEIDAEDVTIGHEASVSKVGEEQLFYLMSRGIPEDMATSMIVNGFIEPLVKELPMEYAIEMNRLIQLQMEGSIG from the coding sequence ATGGCAGATATTGAACGCGAACTAACTGAAGAAGAAGTTGTCGCCGGCGTCAATTCAGATTACGCCACGAAATATGGGTTTTCTGACGTCGAAGATTATGTTTTTAAGGCTAAACGAGGCCTGGATGAAGGGATCATCCGGGCGATGTCCCTATCGAAAGGGGAGCCGGAGTGGATGTTAGATATTCGCTTGAAGGCGTATGAGCATTTTTTGGCCCGGCCGATGCCCACCTGGGGCGCGGATCTGAGCGAAATTGACTTCGACAACATTTACTATTACATCAAACCCAGCGAACGTGAAGGCGATAACTGGGAAGACATCCCCAGCTATATTAAAGACACCTTCAACAAATTGGGCATTCCCGACGCCGAGCAAAAATACCTCTCCGGCGTGGCCGCCCAATACGAATCGGAAGTGGTTTACCACAATGTGAAGAAAGATTTGGAAGACAAGGGTGTCGTCTTTCTGGGGATGGATGAAGGGTTGCGCCAACACCCCGACCTGGTGAAAGAGTATTTTGGCACGATTATCCCCTTTAATGACAACAAATTTGCGGCGCTGAATACGGCCGTCTGGTCGGGCGGCAGCTTCATCTATGTTCCGCCGGGCGTGCATGTGGAAATGCCTTTGCAGGCGTACTTCCGCATCAACGCCAAAAACGCCGGTCAATTCGAGCGCACCCTGATCATCATAGATGAAGGGGCTTATGTCCATTACGTCGAAGGTTGTACCGCGCCCATCTACTCCAGCGATTCGCTGCATTCGGCCGTTGTCGAAATTATCGTGCGCAAAGGGGCGCGCTGCCGCTACACCACCATCCAAAACTGGTCCAACAACGTCTACAACCTGGTCACCAAGCGGGCCATCGCCGAAGAAAACGCCACCATGGAATGGGTAGACGGCAACTTAGGCTCCAAAATCACCATGAAGTACCCCGCTGTCTACATGGTTGGCGAAGGCGCGCATGGTGAAATCCTCTCCATCGCTTTTGCCGGTAAAGGGCAGCATCAAGACGCCGGGGGCAAGGTGGTGCATGTGGCCTCCAATACAACCAGCCGCATTATCTCCAAGTCTATTAGCAAAGGCGGCGGTCGGGCTTCTTATCGTGGTCTGCTGAAGGTGGAGAAAAACGCCGTCAACTGCAAATCAAACGTCGTTTGCGATGCCCTCCTCTTGGACGCAGACAGCCGCTCTGATACCTATCCCTACATCGAAATTGACGCCGAGGATGTTACCATCGGTCATGAAGCGTCGGTGAGTAAGGTGGGCGAAGAGCAGCTATTTTATTTGATGAGCCGGGGTATTCCCGAAGATATGGCAACCTCTATGATCGTCAATGGCTTCATTGAGCCGCTGGTGAAGGAACTGCCGATGGAATACGCCATTGAAATGAACCGTCTGATTCAATTACAGATGGAAGGCAGCATTGGCTAG
- the sufC gene encoding Fe-S cluster assembly ATPase SufC, with protein sequence MTVALEVKNLHTSIGDQPILKGIDLLIKQGEIHALMGPNGSGKSTLAYTLAGHPSYEPTAGQVIFDGEDLLEMEPDERSRAGLFLAFQYPAAVPGVTLAKFLRQIINSRRQAENPEDSGISIPAFRRMLKEKMDMLGIDHKFAGRYLNEGFSGGEKKRVEILQMATVEPKIAIMDETDSGLDIDALRVVSEGAMRLYREMNMGMLVITHYQRILDYIKPDRVHIMLDGRIVESGGPDLALKLEEQGYDWLREKYNIVEPA encoded by the coding sequence ATGACTGTTGCACTCGAAGTCAAGAATTTACATACCAGTATCGGCGATCAGCCCATTCTGAAAGGTATTGATTTATTAATCAAGCAGGGCGAAATCCACGCCCTGATGGGGCCAAACGGTTCTGGCAAAAGCACGCTGGCTTATACTCTGGCAGGCCATCCCTCTTATGAACCGACGGCCGGACAGGTTATTTTTGATGGCGAAGATTTGCTAGAAATGGAACCCGACGAGCGTTCACGCGCTGGGCTGTTCCTGGCGTTTCAGTATCCGGCGGCCGTGCCCGGCGTGACTCTGGCGAAATTCTTGCGCCAGATCATCAATTCCCGCCGTCAGGCAGAAAACCCGGAAGACAGCGGCATTTCAATCCCCGCTTTCCGCCGTATGCTCAAAGAGAAGATGGACATGTTGGGCATTGACCACAAGTTTGCCGGCCGTTACCTGAATGAGGGCTTTTCCGGCGGCGAGAAAAAGCGGGTGGAAATTCTGCAAATGGCGACGGTGGAACCCAAAATCGCCATCATGGACGAGACGGATTCCGGCCTGGACATTGACGCCCTGCGTGTTGTGTCTGAAGGGGCCATGCGGCTGTACCGCGAGATGAACATGGGGATGTTGGTCATCACCCATTATCAACGAATTTTAGACTATATCAAACCAGACCGTGTCCATATTATGCTAGACGGCCGTATCGTTGAAAGCGGTGGTCCTGATTTGGCGCTAAAACTTGAGGAGCAGGGTTACGACTGGCTGCGCGAGAAATACAATATCGTGGAACCGGCTTAG
- a CDS encoding DeoR family transcriptional regulator, whose translation MKSVSNNHKQSTRDAILHALKNASQLKVEDLAELADVSPVTVRHHLNSLQADGLLTVDSVRRKVGRPYYVYSLSEEGHELFPQKYVHLTNILLDEMKMRLPQQTVDDIFGSAVERIVARHRDKFESLNFEDRLTYLMGILSDEGFLARWELIDGEYHIIEYSCPYLSVGANHSEVCTLDKALIISVMQAPIKQHRCMLNGDECCQFSIDADAVNSIGA comes from the coding sequence GTGAAATCAGTTTCTAACAATCACAAACAAAGTACACGCGACGCAATTTTACACGCCCTGAAAAATGCCAGTCAACTCAAAGTAGAGGACCTGGCAGAGTTGGCGGACGTATCTCCTGTGACGGTCAGGCATCACCTGAACTCCTTGCAGGCTGACGGATTACTAACCGTAGACAGTGTGCGGCGGAAGGTAGGACGGCCGTATTACGTCTACAGCCTCAGCGAAGAAGGGCACGAACTCTTCCCGCAAAAATACGTCCACCTGACCAACATCTTGCTCGACGAGATGAAAATGCGTTTGCCCCAACAAACGGTAGATGACATCTTTGGCAGCGCGGTCGAACGCATCGTCGCCCGCCATCGGGACAAATTTGAGTCGCTAAACTTTGAAGATCGCCTGACTTATTTGATGGGTATTCTGTCCGACGAGGGATTCCTGGCCCGCTGGGAACTAATAGACGGCGAATACCACATTATCGAATACAGTTGTCCTTATCTCTCTGTGGGCGCAAACCACTCGGAGGTATGCACTTTGGATAAAGCATTGATTATCAGCGTCATGCAAGCGCCGATTAAGCAGCACCGCTGCATGTTAAATGGGGATGAGTGCTGCCAATTCTCCATTGACGCTGATGCAGTGAACAGCATCGGCGCCTAA
- a CDS encoding metal-sulfur cluster assembly factor translates to MIISKDEELIESLRSVIDPEIGLNVVELGLLRQIEINETSDSAKITMILTTPFCPYGPQIIDQVRQVGQQVMSGGVTVEIGTELWDPSMMEEGAGGDWGLF, encoded by the coding sequence ATGATTATTAGTAAAGATGAAGAGCTGATCGAATCTCTGCGCTCGGTGATAGACCCAGAAATTGGCCTGAATGTGGTCGAGCTAGGGCTGCTGCGGCAAATTGAGATTAACGAAACCAGCGACAGCGCCAAAATCACCATGATTTTAACCACCCCATTTTGCCCCTACGGTCCACAAATTATCGATCAGGTGCGGCAGGTAGGCCAGCAAGTCATGAGTGGCGGGGTAACGGTGGAAATCGGCACAGAACTGTGGGACCCTTCGATGATGGAGGAAGGCGCCGGCGGCGATTGGGGCCTGTTTTAG